In Monodelphis domestica isolate mMonDom1 chromosome 3, mMonDom1.pri, whole genome shotgun sequence, the following proteins share a genomic window:
- the LOC107651979 gene encoding mucin-16-like has translation MTQAFEFLCFVFHPHSQPSCLPPAWRPSLEAFTLNFTITNLLYTEDMGQKDSIKFKSTEKILQNMLGPLFENSSLGSSYSRCKLTFLRPLKNLTVTEVGVTCLYQSDSTGPFLDRERVYWEFSNQTGGITRLGPYTLDRDSLFLNAPIQTTIPSRISSAPSLLTNSSASGSFSLKSFTLNFTINNLLCTADMGRPGSQKFKATERVLQRLLSPLLENSSLGSDYSGCRLTMLRPVQNGTATKFLCGHWKTPTTPSLDRKKIYWELSNQTQGITRLGAYTLDNKSLYLDGYSYQMNLSSSTSGEYFHSGNKQRTPLVCPDPVLIAF, from the exons ATGACCCAGGCTTTTGAGTTTTTGTGCTTTGTGTTCCACCCCCACTCTCAaccctcctgcctccctccaGCCTGGAGACCCAGTCTAGAGGCTTTCACCCTGAACTTCACCATCACCAACCTGTTGTACACAGAAGACATGGGGCAGAAGGATTCCATCAAATTCAAGTCCACTGAAAAGATTCTTCAGAATATG CTTGGCCCTTTGTTTGAGAACAGCAGCCTTGGTTCCAGTTATTCCAGGTGCAAACTGACTTTCCTAAG ACCTCTGAAGAATCTGACAGTGACTGAAGTAGGTGTCACCTGCCTCTATCAGAGTGATTCCACTGGTCCCTTCCTGGATAGAGAGAGGGTTTACTGGGAATTCAGCAATCAGACTGGGGGCATCACTAGACTGGGGCCCTATACCCTCGACAGGGACAGTCTCTTCCTCAATG CTCCTATCCAGACCACAATCCCTTCAAGAATTTCCTCAGCTCCTTCACTACTGACCAATTCCTCAG CATCTGGCAGTTTTAGCCTGAAGTCTTTCACCCTGAACTTCACAATCAACAACTTGCTCTGCACAGCAGACATGGGACGGCCAGGCTCCCAAAAGTTCAAAGCCACTGAAAGAGTCCTACAGCGCCTG CTCAGCCCCTTGCTTGAAAACAGTAGCCTTGGCTCTGACTATTCTGGATGCAGGCTGACCATGCTGAG GCCCGTACAGAATGGGACAGCAACCAAATTCCTGTGTGGCCACTGGAAAACTCCCACCACCCCTAGCCTGGACAGGAAGAAGATTTACTGGGAGCTGAGCAATCAGACCCAAGGTATCACCAGGCTGGGTGCCTATACCCTGGACAATAAGAGCCTCTATCTCGATG gaTACAGCTATCAGATGAATCTTTCCTCCTCCACAAGTGGTGAGTATTTTCATTCTGGGAACAAACAAAGAACACCACTTGTCTGTCCTGACCCTGTTCTGATAGCATTCTAG